The proteins below are encoded in one region of Elgaria multicarinata webbii isolate HBS135686 ecotype San Diego chromosome 8, rElgMul1.1.pri, whole genome shotgun sequence:
- the RPS24 gene encoding small ribosomal subunit protein eS24 isoform X2, translating to MNDTVTIRTRKFMTNRLLQRKQMVIDVLHPGKATVPKTEIREKLAKMYKTTPDVIFVFGFRTHFGGGKTTGFGMIYDSLDYAKKNEPKHRLARHGLYEKKKTSRKQRKERKNRMKKVRGTAKANVGAGKK from the exons ATG aaCGACACGGTGACCATCAGAACGAGGAAGTTCATGACGAACCGGCTGCTTCAGCGTAAGCAGATG GTTATTGATGTTCTTCATCCTGGAAAGGCCACTGTCCCCAAAACTGAAATCCGTGAAAAGTTGGCCAAAATGTACAAGACGACACCAGACGTCATTTTTGTTTTCGGCTTCAGGACCCATTTTGGGGGTGGCAAAACAACAGGCTTTGGCATGATCTACGATTCCCTGGACTATGCAAAGAAAAATGAACCAAAGCATAGATTAGCCAGG CATGGCttgtatgaaaagaaaaagacttcAAGGAAACAGCGTAAAGAACGTAAGAACAGGATGAAGAAAGTCAGGGGAACAGCGAAAGCAAACGTTGGGGCTGGCAAGAAG TGA
- the RPS24 gene encoding small ribosomal subunit protein eS24 isoform X1 yields MNDTVTIRTRKFMTNRLLQRKQMVIDVLHPGKATVPKTEIREKLAKMYKTTPDVIFVFGFRTHFGGGKTTGFGMIYDSLDYAKKNEPKHRLARHGLYEKKKTSRKQRKERKNRMKKVRGTAKANVGAGKKK; encoded by the exons ATG aaCGACACGGTGACCATCAGAACGAGGAAGTTCATGACGAACCGGCTGCTTCAGCGTAAGCAGATG GTTATTGATGTTCTTCATCCTGGAAAGGCCACTGTCCCCAAAACTGAAATCCGTGAAAAGTTGGCCAAAATGTACAAGACGACACCAGACGTCATTTTTGTTTTCGGCTTCAGGACCCATTTTGGGGGTGGCAAAACAACAGGCTTTGGCATGATCTACGATTCCCTGGACTATGCAAAGAAAAATGAACCAAAGCATAGATTAGCCAGG CATGGCttgtatgaaaagaaaaagacttcAAGGAAACAGCGTAAAGAACGTAAGAACAGGATGAAGAAAGTCAGGGGAACAGCGAAAGCAAACGTTGGGGCTGGCAAGAAG AAATGA